One genomic window of Globicephala melas chromosome 8, mGloMel1.2, whole genome shotgun sequence includes the following:
- the NUMA1 gene encoding nuclear mitotic apparatus protein 1 isoform X4: MTLHATRAAALLSWVNSLHVADPVEAVVQLQDCSVFLRIIDSIHGTDEGQQILQQPVPERLEFVCSFLQKNRKHPSSPERLVSVQKVMEGSELELAKMTMLLLYHSSMSSRSPRDWEQFEYKIQAELAVILKFVLDHEDGLNLNEDSENFLQKAPVPSPCSSTISEELSPPSHQAKREVRFLELQKVASSSGNNFLPGSPASPMGDILQTPQFQMRRLKKQLADERNNRDELELELAENRKLLTEKDAQIAVMQQRIDRLALLHEKQAASPLEPRELEELRGKNESLTIRLHETLRQCQDLKTEKSQMDRKINQLSEENGDLSFKLREFASHLQQLQGALNELTEEHSKATREWVEKQTHLEKELGTALQDKKCLEEKNEILQGKLSQLEEHLAQLRENPPREKGEVLGDVLQLETLKQEAATLAADNTQLQARVEVLETELGQREAKLLAERSHFEEEKQQLASLIAELQGSLSNLGQAKEELEQASQAQGARLSAQVATMTSELATLNATVQQRDQELAGLKQQAQTEQAQLAQTLQRQEQASQSLRQQVEQLSSSLEQKEQQLEEATKEQKATRRDHAQQLAAAAEEREASLRERDAALQQLEALGKEKAAELEVLQQQLQAASEARDSAQTSVTQARREKAELSQKVEELHARAEAAHQERCEAQAQMTELKAQLRSEQQKATERETVAQEKAQLQEQVRALEESLKVTKGSLEEEKHRAADILEEQQRCISRLEAEARSLVEQHEQEQQELEEEKAGRRGLEARLQQLGEAHQAKTEALRQELAEAIASQREAESECEQLAKEVATWRERYEDSQQEEAQYGAIFQEQLMTLKEECEKARQELQEAKEKVAGIEAHSELQIGRQQSELAQLHASLARALQQVQEKEVRAQKLADDLSALQEKMAATSKEVVRLEALVRKAGEQHETASQELLKEPPRAGDRESEWLKEHQGRPFCSTQAALQAMEREAEQMGSELERLRAALMESQGQQQEERGQQEREVARLTQERGRAQADLALEKAAKAELEMRLQNALNEQRVEFAALQEALARALMEKEGKDQELAKLRGQEAAQGAELKELQQTVERLKEQLAGKEEECPQSLGTASREDASGSGAQSEATGKTEQTGPELEALRAEVSRLEQQVCEYQEKSSSLERSLEAERASHAEQASALETLRGQLEQKAQELGSGQDTLASAQRELATLRAKAQEHGKAEDGWKAQVARSQQEAERKNSLISSLEEEVSILNRQVLEKEGESKELKRLVSAESEKSQKLEERLRLLQAETASSSARAAERSSALREEVQTLREEAEKQRVASESLRQELASQAERAEELGQELKAWQEKFFQKEQALSALQLEHTSTQALVSELLPAKHLCQQLQAEQAATEKRHREELEQSKQAAGGLHAELLRAQRELGELVPLRQKVAEQERAAQQLRAEKASYAEQLSMLKKAHGLLAEENRGLGERANLGRQFLEVELDQAREKYGQELAAVRAEAETRLAEMQREAQSSARELEVMTAKYEGAKAKVLEERQRFQEERQKLTAQVEQLELFQREQTKQVEELSKKLADHDQASKVQQQKLKAQGGESQQEAQRLQAQLNELQAQLSQKEQAAEHYKLQMEKAKTHYDAKKQQNQELQEQLRGLEQLQTENKELRAEADRLGRELQQAGLKTREAEQTCRHLTAQVRSLEAQVAHADQQLRDLGKFQVATDALKSREPQAKPQLDLSIDSLDLSCEEGTPLTITSKLPRTQPDGTSIPGEPASPISQRLPPKVESLESLYFTPIPARGQPPLESSLDSLGDVFLDSGRKTRSSRRRTTQIINITMTKKLDVEEPDSANSSFYSTQSAPASQAGPRAASSTQSLARLGSPDDGNSALLSLPGYRPTTRSSARRSQAGVSSGAPPGRNSFYMGTCQDEPEQLDDWNRIAELQQRNRVCPPHLKTCYPLESRPSLSLPTITDEEIKTGDPRETLRRASMQPAQIAEGTGITTRQQRKRVSAEPHQGPGTPESKKATTCFPRPMTPRDRHEGRRQSTTEAQKKAAPAVVKQADRRQSMAFSILNTPKKLGNSLLRRAASKKAPSKASPNPRSGTRRSPRIATTTASAATAAAIAAATATPRAKGKAKQ, encoded by the exons ATGACCATGCTGCTCTTATACCACTCCTCCATGAGCTCCAGAAGTCCCAGGGACTGGGAACAATTTGAATACAAGATTCAG GCTGAGTTAGCTGTCATTCTCAAATTTGTGCTGGACCATGAGGATGGACTAAACCTGAATGAGGACTCAGAGAACTTCTTACAGAAAG CTCCTGTCCCTTCCCCCTGTTCCAGCACCATCTCTGAAGAGCTCTCCCCACCCAGCCACCAGGCCAAGAGGGAGGTTCGCTTCCTAGAGCTACAGAAAGTCGCCTCTTCCAGTGGGAACAA CTTCCTCCCAGGTTCTCCAGCCTCCCCCATGGGTGACATTCTGCAGACCCCACAATTCCAGATGAGGCGGCTGAAGAAGCAGCTTGCAGATGAGAGAAATAATCGAGACGAGCTGGAGCTGGAGTTGGCCGAGAACCGCAAGCTCCTCACAGAGAAGG ATGCGCAGATAGCCGTGATGCAGCAGCGCATCGACCGCCTGGCTCTGCTGCACGAGAAGCAGGCAGCCAGTCCGCTGGAGCCCAGGGAGCTTGAGGAGCTCCGTGGCAAGAATGAGAG CCTCACCATACGGCTCCACGAAACTCTGAGGCAGTGCCAGGACCTGAAGACAGAGAAGAGCCAGATGGATCGCAAAATTAACCAGCTTTCTGAAGAGAATGGGGACCTTTCCTTTAAG CTGCGGGAGTTTGCCAGTCACCTGCAGCAACTACAGGGGGCCCTCAATGAACTGACAGAAGAGCACAGCAAGGCCACTCGGGAGTGGGTGGAGAAGCAGACCCATCTGGAGAAGGAGCTCGGCACAGCCCTGCAGGACAAG AAATGCCTTGAAGAGAAGAATGAAATCCTTCAGGGAAAACTTTCACAGCTGGAAGAACATTTGGCCCAGCTGCGGGAGAACCCACCCCGGGAGAAGGGCGAGGTGCTGGGTGATGTCTTGCAG CTGGAGACTCTCAAACAAGAGGCAGCCACTCTCGCTGCAGACAACACCCAGCTCCAAGCCAGAGTGGAGGTGCTGGAGACTGAGCTGGGCCAGCGGGAAGCCAAGTTGCTTGCCGAGCGGAGCCActttgaagaagaaaagcagcAGTTGGCCAGCCTGATTGCCGAGCTGCAGGGCTCCCTGTCCAACCTTGGCCAGGCCAAGGAAGAGCTGGAGCAGGCCTCTCAGGCTCAAGGGGCCCGGCTGTCTGCCCAGGTGGCCACGATGACCTCCGAGCTCGCCACCCTCAATGCCACCGTCCAGCAGCGGGATCAAGAACTGGCTGGCCTGAAGCAGCAGGCCCAAACAGAGCAGGCGCAGCTCGCGCAGACCCTCCAGCGGCAGGAACAGGCCTCCCAGAGCCTCCGCCAGCAGGTGGAGCAGCTGAGCAGCAGCCTGGAGCAGAAGGAACAGCAGTTGGAAGAGGCCACCAAGGAGCAGAAGGCCACCCGGCGAGACCACGCCCAGCAGCTGGCCGCTGCGGCTGAGGAGCGGGAGGCCTCTTTACGGGAGAGGGATGCGGCCCTCCAGCAGCTGGAGGCACTGGGGAAGGAGAAGGCCGCCGAGCTGGAAGTCCTGCAACAGCAGCTTCAGGCTGCTAGTGAAGCCCGGGACAGTGCCCAGACCTCGGTGACACAGGCCCGGCGGGAGAAGGCAGAGCTGAGCCAGAAGGTGGAGGAGCTCCATGCCCGTGCTGAGGCAGCCCACCAGGAGCGGTGTGAGGCGCAGGCCCAGATGACAGAGCTGAAGGCCCAGCTGAGGTCTGAGCAGCAAAAAGCAACCGAGAGAGAAACGGTGGCCCAGGAGAAGGCCCAGCTCCAGGAGCAGGTCCGGGCCCTTGAGGAGTCCTTGAAGGTCACCAAGGGCAGCCTGGAAGAGGAGAAGCACAGGGCTGCAGACATCCTGGAAGAGCAGCAGCGATGCATCTCCAGGCTGGAGGCAGAGGCCCGGAGCCTGGTGGAGCAGCACGAGCAGGAACAGCAGGAGCTGGAAGAAGAGAAGGCTGGGCGCAGGGGGCTGGAGGCCCGACTGCAGCAGCTCGGGGAGGCCCATCAGGCCAAGACAGAAGCCCTGCGGCAGGAGCTGGCTGAGGCCATCGCCTCCCAGCGCGAGGCTGAGAGTGAGTGTGAGCAGCTTGCCAAGGAGGTGGCCACCTGGCGTGAGCGGTACGAGGACAGCCAGCAGGAGGAGGCACAGTACGGAGCCATATTCCAGGAACAGCTGATGACCCTGAAGGAGGAATGCGAGAAGGCCCGCCAGGAGCTGCAGGAGGCAAAGGAGAAGGTGGCAGGGATAGAGGCCCACAGCGAGCTCCAGATCGGCCGGCAGCAGAGTGAGCTTGCTCAGCTCCACGCCAGCCTGGCCAGGGCCCTGCAGCAGGTCCAGGAGAAGGAGGTCAGGGCCCAGAAGCTCGCAGACGACCTGTCCGCTCTGCAGGAGAAGATGGCTGCCACCAGCAAGGAGGTGGTCCGCCTGGAGGCCTTGGTGCGCAAGGCGGGTGAGCAGCATGAAACGGCCTCCCAGGAGCTACTCAAGGAGCCGCCCAGGGCAGGAGACAGAGAGTCGGAGTGGCTGAAAGAGCATCAGGGACGCCCGTTCTGCAGCACGCAGGCTGCACTGCAGGCCATGGAGCGTGAGGCAGAGCAAATGGGCAGTGAGCTGGAGAGGCTGCGCGCCGCGCTGATGGAGAGCCAggggcagcagcaggaggagcGTGGACAGCAGGAGAGGGAGGTGGCGCGGCTGACCCAGGAGCGGGGCCGGGCCCAAGCCGACCTTGCCCTGGAGAAGGCCGCCAAGGCCGAGCTTGAGATGCGGCTGCAGAATGCCCTCAACGAGCAGCGTGTGGAGTTTGCTGCCTTGCAGGAGGCACTGGCCCGCGCCCTGATGGAAAAGGAGGGGAAGGATCAGGAGCTGGCCAAGCTTCGTGGGCAGGAGGCAGCCCAGGGGGCAGAGCTGAAGGAGCTTCAGCAGACTGTGGAGCGGCTGAAGGAACAGCTGGCCGGGAAAGAGGAGGAGTGCCCACAGTCTCTAGGGACGGCCAGCCGAGAAGACGCTTCCGGGTCGGGAGCCCAGTCTGAGGCTACCGGAAAGACGGAGCAAACAGGCCCGGAGCTGGAGGCTCTGCGGGCAGAGGTGAGCAGGCTGGAGCAACAGGTCTGCGAGTATCAGGAGAAGTCCTCCAGCCTGGAGCGCAGCCTCGAGGCTGAGCGCGCCTCCCACGCGGAGCAGGCCAGTGCTCTGGAGACTTTGCGGGGCCAGTTAGAGCAGAAGGCCCAGGAACTGGGGAGCGGTCAGGACACCTTAGCCTCAGCCCAGAGGGAGCTGGCCACCCTCCGCGCCAAGGCCCAAGAGCACGGCAAGGCTGAGGATGGGTGGAAGGCACAGGTGGCCCGGAGTCAGCAGGAGGCTGAGAGGAAAAACAGCCTCATCAGCAGCTTGGAGGAGGAGGTGTCCATCCTGAACCGCCAGGTGCTGGAGAAGGAAGGCGAGAGCAAGGAGTTGAAGCGGCTGGTTAGTGCCGAGTCAGAGAAGagtcagaagctggaagagaggcTGCGTCTGCTCCAGGCAGAGACGGCCAGCAGCAGCGCCAGGGCCGCGGAACGCAGTTCCGCTCTGCGGGAGGAGGTCCAGACCCTCCGGGAGGAGGCAGAGAAGCAGCGGGTGGCTTCCGAGAGCCTGAGGCAGGAGCTGGCCTCGCAGGCAGAGCGAGCAGAAGAGCTGGGCCAAGAGTTGAAGGCTTGGCAGGAGAAGTTCTTCCAGAAGGAGCAGGCCCTGTCTGCCCTGCAGCTTGAGCACACCAGCACGCAGGCCCTGGTGAGCGAGCTGCTGCCCGCTAAGCACCTGTGCCAGCAGCTGCAGGCTGAGCAGGCAGCCACTGAGAAACGCCATCGAGAGGAGCTGGAGCAGAGCAAGCAGGCAGCCGGTGGGCTGCACGCAGAGCTGCTGCGGGCCCAGCGCGAGCTCGGGGAGCTGGTGCCCCTGCGGCAGAAGGTGGCAGAGCAGGAGCGAGCAGCCCAGCAGCTGCGGGCAGAGAAGGCCAGCTACGCAGAGCAGCTGAGCATGCTGAAGAAGGCTCATGGCCTGCTGGCGGAGGAGAACCGGGGGCTGGGCGAGCGGGCCAACCTCGGCCGGCAGTTCCTGGAAGTGGAGCTGGACCAGGCCCGGGAGAAGTACGGCCAAGAGCTGGCAGCTGTGCGTGCTGAGGCTGAGACCCGTCTGGCCGAGATGCAGCGGGAGGCACAGAGTTCTGCCCGGGAGCTGGAGGTGATGACTGCCAAGTACGAGGGTGCCAAGGCCAAGGTCCTGGAGGAGAGGCAGCGTTTCCAGGAGGAGAGGCAGAAACTCACAGCCCAG GTGGAGCAGCTAGAGTTATTTCAGAGAGAGCAAACTAAGCAG gTGGAAGAACTGAGTAAGAAGCTAGCTGACCATGACCAAGCCAGCAAGGTGCAGCAGCAGAAGCTGAAG gcccagggaggtgagAGCCAGCAAGAGGCGCAGCGCCTCCAGGCCCAGCTGAATGAGCTGCAGGCCCAGCTGAGCCAGAAGGAGCAGGCGGCTGAGCACTACAAGCTGCAG ATGGAGAAGGCCAAGACTCATTATGATGCCAAGAAGCAGCAGAACCAAGAGCTGCAGGAGCAGCTGCGGGGCCTGGAGCAGCTGCAGACAGAGAACAAGGAGCTGCGGGCTGAAGCGGATCGGCTGGGCCGGGAACTGCAGCAGGCCGGGCTGAAGACCAGGGAGGCCGAGCAGACCTGCCGTCACCTCACCGCCCAGGTGCGCAGCCTGGAGGCACAG GTTGCCCACGCTGACCAGCAGCTTCGGGACCTGGGCAAGTTCCAGGTGGCGACTGACGCCTTAAAGAGCCGGGAGCCGCAGGCTAAGCCTCAGCTGGACTTGAGCATTGACAGCCTGGATCTGAGCTGCGAGGAGGGGACCCCACTCACTATCACCAG CAAGTTGCCTCGTACCCAGCCAGATGGCACCAGCATCCCTGGAGAGCCAGCCTCGCCCATCTCCCAGCGTCTGCCCCCCAAGGTAGAATCCCTGGAGAGTCTCTACTTCACCCCCATCCCCGCTCGGGGTCAGCCCCCCCTGGAGAGCAGCCTGGACTCCCTGGGGGATGTCTTCCTGGACTCAGGCCGGAAGACCCGCTCCTCTCGTCGGCGCACCACGCAAATCATCAACATCACCATGACCAAG AAGCTAGATGTGGAGGAGCCAGACAGCGCCAACTCCTCCTTCTATAGCACGCAGTCTGCCCCTGCTTCCCAGGCTGGCCCGAGAGCTGCCTCCTCTACCCAGTCTCTAGCCCGCCTGGGCTCTCCCGACGACGGCAACTCGGCTCTGCTAAGCCTGCCTGGCTACCGGCCCACCACTCGCAGCTCCGCTCGCCGCTCCCAGGCTGGGGTGTCCAGCGGGGCCCCTCCAG GCAGGAACAGCTTCTACATGGGCACTTGCCAGGATGAGCCTGAGCAGCTGGATGACTGGAACCGCATTGCAGAGTTGCAGCAGCGCAATCGAGTGTGCCCCCCGCACTTAAAGACCTGCTACCCTCTGGAGTCCAGG CCTTCCCTGAGCCTGCCTACCATCACAGATGAGGAGATAAAAACCGGTGACCCCCGGGAGACCCTGCGCCGAGCGAGCATGCAGCCAGCCCAGATAGCTGAGGGCACTGGCATCACCACCCGGCAGCAGCGCAAACGGGTCTCCGCAGAGCCCCACCAGGGCCCTGGCACCCCCGAG TCTAAGAAGGCCACCACCTGTTTCCCACGCCCCATGACTCCCCGGGACCGACACGAAGGGCGCAGACAGAGCACTACCGAGGCCCAGAAGAAAGCAGCTCCAGCTGTTGTTAAACAG GCTGACCGACGCCAGTCAATGGCTTTCAGCATCCTCAACACACCCAAGAAGCTCGGGAATAGCCTTCTGCGGAGGGCAGCCTCTAAGAAAGCCCCATCCAAGgcctcccccaacccccgcaGTGGGACCCGCCGCTCTCCTCGCATCGCCACCACCACAGCCAGTGCCGCCACTGCCGCCGCCATCGCCGCTGCCACTGCCACCCCTCGGGCCAAGGGCAAG gcAAAGCAATAA